AGGTTAGCCCATGCATTCCATCTTTGAATGGCTTTCATAGTTAAAACACAGAGTGCTTTGGGAATGTATCACAAAAGTAGGAATTATGCAAGCAGAGCCAAGTTATTGAAGGATGTTGAATCAAGATGGGTAATCAATATGCTTTGCTTTTCTTACACttgtgtatttgtatatacatgtTCCCTGAATGAAAATACCTTCACATGTGTAAGAGAGGCAGTATGTTTTAGGTTGAAAATAGAAGGAAGCATAGGCATCTTAAGggtaactttattctttttgccaAGCTTTTCATTTACCGTGACTTGTGAGATGTATTTTTTGGCCTGTGCTTCAGTTACTCTTGCCAGAAAATCAAGATATCACCATCAACAAACGtttcttaacaacaaaaaaaattgatatgtGCAAGGCATACCAGATTGGGCAGTTAATTGAACAAATGCATTAAGTtgctagggtttttttttttaataatttcttcttgTTATATAAGTTCACTATGGAAAGTGagcaaacacagaagaaaataaaaattactcataaaaatttaaaatatcattattttaaatcattgttttatatttctgagGCATACCCttataatatatgaaaatgtattgGTTGCAATGTGATGTAGACGCACAGATGTGTATAAACTATAAGCTTTTTTTATGATTAGTCATTTAGCATTTTGTAGACATACCTGTTTCACAGAAAGGCTTTTGAAGTCTAACAGTGAAAAGGAAGCCATGTTAATTATTAGTGTCATGAAGGAAGATCTTGATTTCCTTTTAAGATCCAAGCTAATTAAATTCTGATTCTGGACATCACAATCTGCCCTTTTTTTAACATGATTTAAACAGATGGTAGAATCTAACAAATCAGTTGATTTAAAGTGCTTTGATGAAGTGGAGGAATATTGATAAGGCAGCGGCCATATTTAGTAATCTTCtttttgctataatttttttttcatttctgttcgATTATCAGGTGGAAAGTGGTTGGTTTCTGATAACTTCCTAAACATCACCAATGTAGCTTTTGATGACCGTGGGCTCTATACCTGTTTTGTCACCTCTCCAATTCGTGCCTCCTACTCTGTCACCCTACGTGTTATCTTCACCTCGGGAGACATGAGTGTCTATTACATGATTGTTTGCTTGATTGCCTTTACAATCACACTCATCTTGAATGTCACACGGCTGTGCATGATGAGCAGCCATCTTCGCAAGACTGAGAAGGCCATCAATGAGTTCTTTAGAACTGAAGGGGCTGAGAAACTTCAGAAGGCCTTTGAGATTGCAAAGCGTATCCCCATCATTACCTCAGCCAAAACTCTGGAGCTCGCCAAAGTCACACAATTTAAGACCATGGAGTTTGCTCGTTATATTGAAGAACTGGCAAGAAGTGTCCCTCTTCCACCTCTTATTCTAAACTGTCGAGCCTTTGTTGAGGAGATGTTTGAGGCTGTGCGAGTGGATGACCCTGATGACCTGGGTGAAAGAATTAAAGAGAGACCTGCCCTGAATGCTCAAGGTGGCATCTATGTCATTAACCCAGAGATGGGACGGAGTAATTCACCAGGAGGAGATTCAGATGATGGCTCTCTGAATGAACAAGGCCAGGAAATAGCAGTTCAGGTTTCTGTCCACCTTCAATCAGAAACCAAAAGTATTGATACAGAGTCTCAAGGCAGCAGTCATTTCAGTCCGCCTGATGATATGGGATCTGCAGAATCTAACTCTAACTACAAAGATGGGGCATATGAAAACTGTCAGCTATAACCTACAGTGCTGTAACCCAGTACCTACAAAATCAGCTCTCAGAAAAGGAACCTGTTTCTTAGAAGAAGTAACATTTTGCCAAAAGTTTTGGGGGTTTCCCTTTGTTAATATTAAGCACTTCAGAACGTGAATTGCCAAAGTCTTCATTAGAAGGCAGCGTTTTTCCTATCTGATACTTTTCAGTCATTTTCCTTAGAGCTTGATTAAATTCTGCATGCTAAGATTTAAAGAAGCCCCAGATAAATATGATGGGAAAAGCACTGAACTAAGAGTCCCATGGTTTCTCTTCTGATCACAGTTCTTCCATTGGTTGGATCTAATACTTATCTTGGGACTTCAGTTTTTCTATCAATAAGATGAGGGATTAAGTGAGATCTGAGGTGGTTTCTAGCTCTATAGCTTCTTAATTCATCACCTTTAAATTACCAGAATCTTCACTCATCTCTAAGTAAACCTTTCCCTGGGCTTTTACTCCCTTCTTTTGGAAAAGATTAAGCTGAGATCTAAATTTCCACACCAGTGTCATAATGCACAGAGGTTTTTGATAAACATTTGGGTGTTTTTCAGATGTTTTGCCATGTGGAGCGTATGATGATATGTGCAAGGGTGAATCTGTTCAATGTAGCACATGTCTGTATGGTTATACAGATGTCAGGGAGCTAACTGCTCATTTGTAAACTACTTTCCATGAGTAAATTGGCCCTTGTTGGGGGTGTATCATCTTTTTAACTTACTGAGACATCATTTTAGTTCATTGAGGTTGGCAGGGATTTCCCAACTGATCTTCCAAAGTGAGCAGTTTATTTCTAAGGAATAACGCCTTTGATGCTTTTAGAATAAGAACAGTGTCAAATCATCTGTCTTCTGGAAACTCATGgattttgatatttcttttaataGAATTTCTCAGgctttccctttttaaaagttttggacTCTACAAATAGGTTCTATATTTGGGATCTCATCCTAGGAGAAAACCCAGAACTGGATTCCTCCTAAGACCTCTGTCAACCCTCCTGCCTCTGTGGTCTTAAGTATGGTGCTATAGGTTGCATGCCTCTTTGTCGCGTTTGTTtggttaatattttgttgttgaggtttttatttttgtttacttcagATACATAATTCTGAGCTATGGCTGCTTTTGTAGCCTTTCCGAGAAGCACTAACCTGAAATAAGATTGGATAATTGTGAGGGTGTGTTACtatattaaaatacacacacaactGATCTAGAcatcaagaggaagaaaaatgatggATGATGCCACCTGGTTCAACTGTATATAATAAACACTTAAGATGACATTTCTTGCCTGGCTGAGATCTGATATAATGGAATTGTAAATACTCTTCAGAACAATTTCTTCAgctacaggaagcatggtgccataTAATTTTAAGAACTTGGCAGTGGAGCTCCATTTGGGGCTTCACGTTTCTTCATTTGACTTCTGATTATTGAAGCATTACTTCAGCTACAGGCTCCTGAGGGAAATGTTCAGAGGAGCTTTTATCAGGATTTTAATTTAAGGTTTCAaacagaggaagacaggaaattCAAAGTGTGACCAGATAAAACTCATGCCTCCCTTTGTCCAGGCTTATCAGAAGTAATACATCTGCTCTGAATAACATGAATGAATCAATGTGCAGTTTTATCAGATGGCATCATGGATAAAGATGATAATGCTGCCttttctgtctctcaggctg
This DNA window, taken from Macaca fascicularis isolate 582-1 chromosome 6, T2T-MFA8v1.1, encodes the following:
- the MFAP3 gene encoding microfibril-associated glycoprotein 3; translated protein: MKLHCCLFTLVASIIVPAAFVLEDVDFNQMVSLEANRSSYNASFPSSFELSASSHSDDDVIIAKEGTSVSIECLLTASHYEDVHWHNSKGQQLDGRGRGGKWLVSDNFLNITNVAFDDRGLYTCFVTSPIRASYSVTLRVIFTSGDMSVYYMIVCLIAFTITLILNVTRLCMMSSHLRKTEKAINEFFRTEGAEKLQKAFEIAKRIPIITSAKTLELAKVTQFKTMEFARYIEELARSVPLPPLILNCRAFVEEMFEAVRVDDPDDLGERIKERPALNAQGGIYVINPEMGRSNSPGGDSDDGSLNEQGQEIAVQVSVHLQSETKSIDTESQGSSHFSPPDDMGSAESNSNYKDGAYENCQL